In a single window of the Zea mays cultivar B73 chromosome 5, Zm-B73-REFERENCE-NAM-5.0, whole genome shotgun sequence genome:
- the LOC100284527 gene encoding Ethylene-responsive transcription factor 3, translating into MRRARPPPVPVPMTPGDAGPEVKYRGVRRRPSGRYAAEIRDPARKTPIWLGTFESAEAAAHAYDAAARTIRGAAARTNFPSASISATVAPPAAPAATSSHSSTVESWSGGSGGGAPVGILRAPAAEEDCRSYCGSSSSALCEDGASGPGCGDETAAPPRCSPLPFDLNVPDPAADEMDWRCDTLLHL; encoded by the coding sequence ATGCGGCGGGCAAGGCCGCCGCCGGTCCCGGTCCCGATGACGCCGGGGGACGCTGGGCCGGAGGTGAAGTACCGCGGGGTGAGGCGGCGCCCGTCGGGGCGGTACGCGGCCGAGATCCGGGACCCGGCCAGGAAGACCCCGATCTGGCTCGGCACCTTCGAGTCGGCCGAGGCCGCGGCCCACGCCTACGACGCGGCCGCCAGGACCATCCGCGGCGCCGCCGCCAGGACCAACTTCCCCTCCGCCTCCATCTCAGCCACGGTGGCGCCGCCAGCCGCCCCCGCCGCGACGTCTAGCCACAGCAGCACCGTCGAGTCCTGgagcggcggcagcggcggcggcgcgcccgTCGGGATcctccgcgccccggccgccgagGAGGACTGCCGCAGCTACTGCGGCTCCTCCTCGTCGGCGCTCTGCGAGGACGGCGCGTCGGGCCCGGGCTGTGGCGACGAgaccgccgcgccgccgcggtgCTCCCCGCTTCCGTTCGACCTGAACGTGCCGGACCCCGCGGCCGACGAGATGGACTGGCGCTGCGACACGCTGCTGCACCTGTAG
- the LOC109939724 gene encoding uncharacterized protein: MPLHGTWEWEKNSYGLLPCPALPCRARVTLHCRVRGGLLLAEKEVRDSLHDLAPKEWKEKILENIDLEILSQVLGSGSQDAQYLGQILEYSLDMVRKLSAAAKEDEMKKNHDKLLSELSTNSEVNDDGINSFVIVVTKGLRFILEEIKELKAEVSKARIQMMQQIIKESAGVEYLQKAFADRYGPPECCIFYGLGPFIE, translated from the exons ATGCCTCTGCATGGGACATGGGAGTGGGAGAAAAATTCCTACGGGCTTCTGCCCTGCCCTGCCCTGCCGTGCCGGGCGCGCGTGACGCTGCACTGCCGCGTAC GAGGAGGACTCCTCCTAGCAGAGAAGGAAGTGAGGGATTCGTTGCATGACCTGGCTCCAAAAGAATGGAAGGAGAAAATTCTTGAGAACATTGACCTTGAAATTCTGTCTCAGGTACTTGGGTCAGGTTCCCAGGATGCACAATACTTGGGGCAGATTTTGGAGTATTCTCTGGATATGGTTCGCAAGCTCTCTGCTGCTGCAAAGGAGGATGAGATGAAGAAAAACCATGATAAATTATTGAGTGAATTGTCTACGAATTCTGAAGTTAACGACGATGGCATCAACTCATTTGTCATTGTTGTTACCAAGGGCCTTCGTTTCATCCTGGAAGAAATAAAG GAACTGAAAGCAGAAGTGAGTAAAGCACGTATCCAGATGATGCAACAGATCATAAAAGAGTCGGCTGGGGTTGAGTACCTGCAGAAGGCTTTTGCTGATCGCTATGGACCTCCTGAGTGTTGCattttttatgggcttggcccatttattgaataa
- the LOC100277365 gene encoding Probable arabinose 5-phosphate isomerase (The RefSeq protein has 4 substitutions compared to this genomic sequence), with protein MGSLPAPASAECAPRPQGRATVAASDLAPLFSAQRRHLDHFFDRLDMAQAAAFAQALLDAPGAVFFTGVGKSGIVARKTAQTLASLGLARAGFLAPVDALHGDIGALFPGDVLVLLSKSGASDELLALAPCARAKGAYLVSLTSAASGDDCPLAAACDLNVHLPLQGEVCPFGLAPVTSTAIQMVFGDTVIAAIMEARRLSRDQYASNHPAGKIGKTLIFKVKDVMKKQNELPLCKEGDMIMDQLTELTSKGCGCLLVVDEEHHLIGTFTDGDLRRTLKASGPAIFSLTVGEMCNRNPRTITAEAMAVEAMEKMEAPPSPVQFLPVVNENNVVCGIITLHGLVSAGL; from the exons ATGGGCTCGCTCCCGGCGCCGGCCTCGGCGGAATTCGCCCCGCGGCCGCGGGGGCGCGCCACGGTGGTGGCGTCGGACCTGGCGCCGCTCTTCTCCGCGCAGCGCCGGCACCTGGACCACTTCTTCGACCGCCTCGACATGGCGCAGGCGGCGGCGTTCGCGCAGGCGCTGCTCGACGCGCCGGGCGCCGTCTTCTTCACGGGCGTCGGCAAGTCGGGCATCGTGGCGCGCAAGACCGCGCAGACGCTGGCGTCGCTGGGCCTCGCGCGGGCCGGCTTCCTCGCCCCCGTCGACGCGCTCCACGGCGACATCGGCGCGCTCTTCCCCGGGGACGTCCTCGTGATCCTCTCCAAGTCCGGGGCCTCCGACGAGCTGCTCGCGCTCGCGCCCTGCGCGCGCGCCAAGGGCGCCTACCTCGTCTCGCTCACCTCCGCGGCCTCGGGGGATGACTGCCCGCTCGCCGCGGCCTGCGACCTCAACGTCCACCTGCCGCTGCAGGGGGAGGTGTGCCCCTTTGGCCTCGCGCCCGTCACCTCCACCGCCATCCAGATGGTGTTTGGGGACACCGTCATCGCCGCCATCATGGAGGCAAGGCGACTCTCCAGGGACCAGTACGCTTCCAACCATCCCGCTGGCAAGATCGGCAAGACCCTCATCTTCAAG GTTAAGGATGTTATGAAGAAACAGAATGAGCTTCCTCTGTGCAAGGAGGGAGATATGATAATGGACCAACTCACCGAGCTCACCAGTAAAGGTTGTGGTTGTCTGCTTGTGGTTGATGAAGAGCATCATTTGATTGGGACCTTCACTGATGGTGATCTCCGGCGGACACTGAAGGCAAGCGGGCCAGCTATCTTCAGTCTCACAGTTGGAGAGATGTGCAACAG GAACCCAAGGACAATCACTGCGGAGGCAATGGCAGTTGAAGCCATGGAGAAGATGGAGGCACCACCTTCACCCGTGCAGTTCTTGCCTGTTGTCAACGAGAACAACGTCGTGTGTGGAATCATCACATTGCATGGATTGGTCTCTGCCGGATTGTAG
- the LOC100193840 gene encoding Protein IRREGULAR XYLEM 15-like — protein sequence MKAMAGPKLLVVHASSNKALNGMAPTSPASPGWSRCLWLVVFLALFTCVSLLTVLSTARASAGAPACQAASLTASAAGATEAGLPRHVFDALVQYAAAAGNLSSSMPEPDVRAIASVLRRRAPCNLLVFGLGAETPLWRALNHGGRTVFLDENPYYVAHLEGKHPGLEAYDVAYATAVRELPDLLDAARAARAAECRPVQNLLFSECRLAINDLPNQLYDVAWDVILVDGPRGFMEGSPGRMSAIYSAAVMARTKGAETEVMVHDYEREVERACGREFLCDENRVTATSTPSLGHFLVRGGAAANREAFCGPPAGAAQKSKPS from the exons ATGAAGGCAATGGCCGGGCCAAAGCTGCTCGTCGTCCACGCGTCGTCGAACAAGGCCCTGAACGGGATGGCGCCCACGTCGCCGGCGTCGCCCGGCTGGTCGCGGTGCCTGTGGCTGGTGGTGTTCCTGGCCTTGTTCACCTGCGTGTCCCTCCTGACCGTGCTCTCCACGGCGCGCGCCTCGGCCGGGGCGCCGGCGTGCCAGGCGGCGTCGCTCACGGCCagcgctgccggcgccacggaggcCGGCCTGCCGcggcacgtgttcgacgcgctggtGCAGTACGCGGCGGCGGCAGGGAACTTGTCGTCGAGCATGCCGGAGCCGGACGTGCGCGCGATCGCGTCGGTGCTCCGGCGGCGCGCGCCGTGCAACCTGCTGGTGTTCGGGCTGGGCGCGGAGACGCCGCTGTGGCGCGCGCTCAACCACGGCGGGCGCACGGTGTTCCTGGACGAGAACCCGTACTACGTGGCCCACCTGGAGGGTAAGCACCCGGGGCTGGAGGCCTACGACGTGGCCTACGCCACGGCGGTGCGCGAGCTCCCCGACCTCCTCGACGCCGCCCGTGCCGCGCGCGCCGCTGAGTGCCGCCCCGTCCAGAACCTGCTCTTCTCCGAGTGCCGCCTCGCCATCAACGACCTCCCCAACCAGCTCTACGACGTCGCCTGGGACGTCATCCTCGTCGACGGCCCGCGCGG GTTCATGGAGGGGTCGCCGGGGAGGATGTCGGCGATCTACTCGGCTGCGGTGATGGCGCGGACCAAGGGCGCGGAGACGGAGGTGATGGTGCACGACTACGAGCGGGAGGTGGAGCGCGCGTGCGGCCGGGAGTTCCTGTGTGACGAGAACCGGGTCACGGCGACCAGCACGCCGTCGCTCGGCCACTTCCTCGTTCGCGGCGGCGCCGCCGCCAACCGGGAAGCCTTCTGCGGGCCGCCCGCCGGCGCCGCCCAGAAATCGAAACCGAGCTAA